The genomic DNA TGTTTCCAacccaactttttttttttttcaatttcaaaatggTTTATGCATACCTTGACGGAAAGCAACTGTATCAGAAACTTGATTATACCTCATCAACCTATACTAGTAAACGCAGGTGATTGAGTATGTTAAGTCATATATCTTTGCCAGACAAAATCCTTCATTACTAAACCTTGCTCAAGCACATACCCAAAAAGGACAAATTTGCCATCTACTGGCCAAATGCAGCAACATTTAGCATTGAGCACCCAAAGGAAACTTGGCCCCGAAAAATGCAAATATATCACTTCCATTGTCTATGGAAAGGTGGATTTGAAAAATAGCATCACATGCAATAAACCACAAACTAGAGTCCAAATTAAATGGTAATCCAGCATAGATAGCAATTACACGGATTGTCCCCAAAAAAGAGTACCTGAAATATCTCAACCTTAAAGGCCCAATTTTCCACATGCTTCATGGCTGGATTGGTGATCTCACTTTGCAGGACTAGAATCAGGCCACTCAAACTGTCCTTGTTAGCAATCTGACTCCCAATGTGCCTCATTACATTCACCTTCACGATGCTCGGCCCGCAGAAGATGGCCATAATCTGACATGATTGCGAGAATCGAGTGAGAAGAAAGTATTCATGGTTGCAGAATCCGATGCAAACAGCTCGACCGTATAGCAGACACAACAGCTCACTAACATTGAGCTCAATTACAAAACAGGAGCAAACTCAAGGGGGCAGACCCAAGAGAAGAGATTCGTAGAAAGGTCTGACCTTCCACGTGGTAAAAGTGAAGTTCGTGCACGAAGAGTGAGCAGCTGCTTACGCGCTTGGAATGGTCGGAGCGGTGGGCGGAGCAGATGCGAAGGCGCTCGACGTCAGGGTTTTGGGTGCAGGCGGCCCGGAACTCCTCGAGGGACTGGTTGAGGTCGGACTGCGGGACGACGTAGCCACGATCATGGAGCATCTCGAGTAGGGTTCGGCGGGCAAGGTAGTAGCGGTGGCTCTCGATGCTGCCCTGGTCTATGTAGGTGCTCAAGCACTGACCGAGCGGGTGGCCGTTCGCCGCCGTCTCCATCACATCCTCCccctccatctctctctctctctctctctctctcgctttctccctcaagctTCCTCAGAGTCAGTCCCCCCCCGGAAGTCGAAGCAGAGAAAATGGCGGACGGAGGTCAAATGGGCCGACCTTTGGGCTTTTGCTAGGGCCCAATGCAGCAGAAATGGCGGCCCATTTAGCTTTGAAGGTGGCAAACCAGATAGGATACAGAAACGTGTTCTCGATGTCAAAAATTAACACGAGACACTAGTCGACCGCTCTGAAGATGATGAATTTTATTACACGGGAATTTATTACGATGCACATGTTTCCACCGGGTATCGTGGTGCTAAGTTTCGTGTCAATAAATACCGCATTCATGCGAACCAACCCGAAGGGCAGGAGCAAGGAAGGTCAGTTATTCATGTTCCCTTTAGAGTGTGTCCATGAAGATCGGAAAAGCCCATTTTGTCTAAAATGTGTCAAAGCTTTTGACTACAAAGTGGAAACATGTACTGTGGTTTGACACAGTGAAATGTAGGAAGGATGATTCTTCTTCAGCAGGGGAAGGATACAGCATTACTCACTGTCAACATCTTTATAGCTTCAAGTTCAGCATCAATGGCTGGAGACCATTTAGGTTACAGCAGGACAGTCAAGTGGGCagacaaaaaacaaaacaatccTTTTCTTTAGGACATTTCATGATTCAGAAGATGAATGCACGACAAGGTTCCGTTacccaaggaaaaaaaaaaagaaaagaaaaaagggcaCTGCTTCCCTTAGCCTTGTTCGGAGAGTCGATCAACTACGATGACGTCTTTTTAATCTTTCTCCGACAGCAGACACCCCCAAAATTTGCCCTGCAACAACTACTCAGACCAGAAATGGAACCTCTAGCTATGAATGCCGAAAATTTACATGTGACATTATCAGTGTCTGTGTTCAGGTGCAGCAACCAGGGCATCGGATCAACCCATTCTCGTTGCAATCCAAGCACCTCCTTAGCTGATCCTCGTCCTCGTCGAACACCTTCCTACTCCCATCGCAGCTCGGACACGGTATAAACCTCGCTTCCCCACAGGTCTCGCAGACAAACCCGGGATCCCGAACGGGGAGTCCCTCTAAGAGCTTTGCGAGTTCTCCTGCCTCGTTCAGCTGCTTTATCTCCTCGGCCCCTCCGATGTGCTTTCCTCTGATGAAAACCTGAGGTAGAGTCAATGCCTTCCCACCGAGTGCAGCTTCCAGCTCCTTCCTGTAGGAAGAATCCATTGAAATGTCCCTCTCATCAACAGGCACTCTGAAGCTCCTAAGTATCATCCTGACCGAACAACAGTCCTCATATGTCTTCCTAATCCCTCTCAAGGTGGTGAAATACAGTAATAACCGATCATCTCCTGCAACCACCAACTGAGATCGAAAATGATCAACACGCGGCGAGGTTCTCGGGGGGAGGGACTGCGATTCCTCCAGGGGCTTAGAGCTTCCGTTTTGATTCCACCCCAACTGCCTAGACGACAATGCCCGCCTATAACTGTAGACCACATTAGGGTCCATTTTAGCTAGCAGAGCTTCCTCGGATAAATGCTTCCACAGGGGCTTCGTCTGGGAAGACGGGTGCTTCTCCACTGGTTCAGACGAATCACGCAGTTTCCTCACAGGCCCATCAAAAGTGATGAACCTGCAGGAGCTAGGCTTGGCCCCGACCTCAAGGGGGCGGTCGAAATTGGAGGAACTGTTGGACTTAGGACAAGAGTCGATGTCGGCATCATCGAGGCCGTCCATGAGCTCCCAAGTATTGATGACAGAATCCGGCGATGCCGAGTCCTCGGAATCCGCTAAAGACTGAGTCTTGCCGGTGGGGACTGCCTTCTGGAGCTGATCAGGGCAGTCCTGGCCGTTCACGTTAGGGATCTTAGGGTCAATGAGGTGGAGGGAGCCATAGGTGGTGGAGGTGAGGGAGACGAGGTGGTGGGTGTCGCCCTCCCGGAGAGGCGGGTGGTGGACGAGAGGCGTCGGGAGGGAGAAAGCCCTGGGCGGTTTTGGTGAGTTGAATGGGGAGAGGGTAGAGTCGAAGGAGGAAGACAGAGATGGGTCTTCTTGGTTTCTGCTGAGAAGGGTTTCTGGCCTCGAAGCAGAGCAGCCCATGAATGGATTCCTCAGAAATGTGGAGATGAAACTGTAgcaagctctctctctctctctccccccctctCTAAACAAGGCAGATTTCTCTCTCTGCTTTATTTCTGAATGCACAGTAAGAAAGAGGGAGGGGGAGGGAAGGGTTTGGTCTGGTGGAGCTTTCAAGATTGTCTTGCTGGGTGCAGGTGGGGAAGGGGGAGGGGgacgaggaagaagatgaagaaatcaatgccagagagagagagagagagagagattttatGACTTTTGAATTGATTAGAGTTGGTTGCAGTTGCAGGACTCACTGGCTATATCGGGGGATGTTTAAGGTACAATTACTTCAAATCTTCATTGCTTCCCACTAGAATGATAATTTCTTTTGCTTTCAATAGGGAAATGTGCTAAATTCGAAGATCTTTCACCTTATGAATCCCAATTGATAAAGGATACAATTTCCAGAAATACTCACCCTAATTTCTGTAAAATTGAGAAGAGCACACTAGCTGCAAGTTTGTTCCATTTCAAGCTCATCAGATGGATTGCAAGTAAATGTCATGTGATGGCAAGAAATCTTCTACTGTGATTCACCTGCAAGTCAAGTAGTATTCtaagttttcttttcttttctttttttgctgaataagtAGTAGTCCAAGTTATCTAGCAAGACGTTATTGCAGGATCAAATTAATCTCAAAGCTCACCGCTGATTGAAGCACATGGGAGCTTATTGATGAACACTTATTGCAATTCTGATTTCTCCCTCTCTCGGTTAGCTGACAAGTGCAATCTACCATTGGCCCAAGATAAAGATCCTCTTGGTCTGTCATTAATAACAaagtttccttttttattttccccctatttggcttcttctttttttttttttgactaCAAGAGATGccttaaaaggaaaattctaaataattaataaataggtACATATATTCCTATTAGATATCGAACATGTAACCTCTAGAGCGTGCGCCATCGCGCTacactctttttttattttggctcttcttttttctgtgGTTTCTCAGGCACAGGAAAATAAATCAAAGGGGCCCCAAGTTCAGTAATGACAGGAATAAAGAGTAGGTATTGGTTATAAATGCAAatcttaataataataataataaaatcccCCTATGCTTACTTGCAATTGAAATAGGCCATTTCAGctggaggaaaaaaaacacacacaaaTTTACGAGTAAATTACCATGAAGAATTGAGTCTCGATCATACCTTCATCCCGCAAAATGCGTGAGCATCAGCCCGTTTGACATGGTGATCAGTATATCCACCGAACATTATGAATTTAAAATGTACGCCTTTAGGGACTTGCAAAGGTTTAGTGGCTCTTTTCTAACTATTACTGAATCTTTTATCAGGATCAAATGAGAGGAacaagatgaaaaaaaaaaaagtaatgtgAAGATTTTATCAAAGATGGATGCATCAAATGGACAGGTGAAGAGGACAAGTGAGAGGACCACCAATGCAACGATTGCACCCTCTTGAAAGGGGAAAGTTGATGCTCTTTCCCCTCATCCTCACCCACATGCAACCTGTCTGCAAATCCAAGTACAGATAGAGCTCTGAATTTGTCAATGAAATGCCCCTTTACAGAATCAAATTAGCTGCCCTCTTCTTCTATCATTGCAAAAGACCAACATCACAAACTCATTGATTTACAGCAGGGCACAACTTGTGATTTTAGCTGTGTTTGTGTATGCATAATATCCTTCAGTAAAGAACACAAAAAGGCATGGGCCCGACACCGGGGACATTCAATATCAAACTTTAAAAGGCGATTGGAATGCATAGCTGATCAAAAGTGATTGAAAGATTGAGAGGTTTATATTTATGACAGAAGAAAATCTCCATCCATGATATTCTGATCTGGTGCATTGATTTTTCGCCTCTTCATTTTGGCGTGAAGATCGTGCAGTAAAGAATAAATTACCTCATTTTGACAATGGGACTTGTCCCCAACTATGAACACGTGAAACTGATTCCCGATTTCAATCCAGCTGCACCCCGGCTGCTTCTTCAGCCCATCATCCTTCATTCTCGACCTCACTACCGCGGCCTCCCTCCACTTCCCAGTTAAAGCGTAAATATTTGATAGCAGCAGGTAGGTCCCAGGGTTCTCGGGCTCCACCTCTAAGAGCCTCTCTGCAGCCAATTTCCCGATTTCTGAATTCCCATGAAGGTTGCAGCCTGCAAGGAGGGCACCCCAAACAGCCCCTGATGCCTTAGTCTGCAGCCGTTTGATCAAATCAAAAGCTTCCTGGAGCCGGCCTGCCCGTCCACAGAGATCAACCAAACACGCATAGTGGTCTTCCCTGATTTGTATCGACCCATCCCTCATCAGCTCATCAAAGTACTTCAACCCCTCCTCCACTAAACCCGCATGACTACAAGCAGAGAGTAACCCAACATATGTGACGTCATTAGGCTTAAGTCCTAGCTTGACCATTTCGTTGAACAATCTTATCGCTTCTTTCCCACACCCGTGGTGGGCATAAGCTGCAATTATACCATTCCAAGACACCAAATCCCTTTGGCTCGACGACCCATCATCGAACATCTTTCTCGCGGTTCCCAACTCTCCACATTTTGAGTACATGTTTATGAGGGCTGATACCACAAATGCAGTGTCCTGATAGGTTGTTTTACTAATAACCTGATGAATTTGCTGTCCTTCACAGAGACCGGCCGAGTCACTGCAAGCGCCCAAAACACTAACAAAGGTTGACTGATTGGGCTTCACCCCATCTTCCCTTAGCATCTTTGCAAATACCTTTAGGGCTTCCTCATGCTGCCCATCCTGTACGTATCCCGAGATCATGGTAGTCCAAGACACGACATTTCTCCGCGGCATCTCATCAAACAGTTTCTGTGCTCTCTCCATATCATGGTTCTGAATGAATCCAGTAATCATTGTATTCCATGAGGGCAGATCTCTCTCGGGCATCCTTTCAAATAAATCAAAAGCTTCATCCACCCTCCCATTCTGTGCGTACCCAGTGATCATAGCATTCCAAGACACTGTATTCCGCTCGGGCATCCCATAGAAGAGGTTCCGAGCCTCATCAACCATACCATTTCGCGACAAACCTGTGATCATTGCAGTCCAAGAGATCACATCCCTTCTGGGCATCTCATCAAACACCCTCCTTGCCTCATCAATCCTCCCACACTGGGCCAAGGCCGCAAGGACCGTATTCCATGAAACCACGTTCTTCTCAGGCATTTTCTGAAACAACTCCAGTGCTAAATCAATTTGCCCATTCTGAGCATACCCATCGATCATTGTGTTCCAAGATATCACATTTTTATGCGGCATCTTCTTGAACAGCCTCTCCGCCTCACTAATCTCACCCAACTTCACGTACCCACCTAGCAAAGCTGTCCAAGTCACAACATTCCTTCTAACTTCTACCCTGTCAAATAGCTCTCTCGCCTCAGCGATCATCCCACACTTGATGTACCCCGATATAACAGTCGTCCAGGTGACCACGTCTCTCTCAGGCATGTCATCAAACACCTTACGTGCTTCCAGAATCCTCCCTTCTCTGCTCAACTCTGTTATCCGCGAGTTGCAGCGAGCAACGTTCGAATCAAGACTATAGTCCCTATCAGCCATCAGAATCCTCTTGCTTGCAGATCGGTACATACGTCTGAGAGTGAACTGTACCGGGTTAACCGTCTTGGTCGCCCTCCTCACATTCTGGGACAATCTCAACAGAGCTAACATCTCAATCCTGGAGGTCTTCTCTTCTGATGCAGTGAGAAATCAACGAGCTAGAAGGAACCTTCACTACTAAGCTGAAAACTGGGCATAGCAATGACCGTTCAGTGAAGAATCTAGCTTCAAGGTTCCCGCCTTTTCCAAGTCGGCGTTCATGTCGCCAACCGCCATAAGAAGTGAGAACGAGAGGCATACAGCGGGCAGAATTTTGAGAAGCCGTTGACCTCCGCAGCTTAGAGCAGTTAATATTCGTACTTCCTCCACATTATCAGAGGCACCGTTGCATGCCTAAACAATATAATAGTGTGACATACATGGGGGGTAGCAAATAGTACCCTACAAACCAATCAAAGCTTCCCGATTAACCCGGCCGGAGCAGGCCGACACAAATGCCACATTTCTCACAAAGATTGTGACGGTATACATAATCATCGAGCAATACGATTGTTGAGGCAGATTTAGATTCTTCATTGTATCAAACATATGAAATCTTATCTGTGGGAGATATATTGGTATGTTGCTTCACAGGGTGACTAACAAAACCGGAAAGTGTATGCTGCTCATTCGGTTGTTATTACGCCTTGCATTCATGTCACTCACAGGCCATGAGAAAGTCGTGCATTTAGTTAGCCCACTGTGATAGATGGCCTCTCTATGGCATCGATGCTCCAGTGTTATTATTGAAAGAAGAAACACATGAAAGAAACGATGAATAACAGAACAAACATCAAAAAATGTTCTCGAGTTTGTAGACTGAGATTTCCCAACAATACCCAAAGTATTCATCGAGCTTGAAGACAGCAAATGGAGCTCAGGCTCATTCTACAAAAATTACAGCTCAAACTTCTGAATGTGTTTTCACAAAAGGCAAATACTTGCAGAGCGATGCCAGTCACGGCCTCAGGAAGATGTTCCAGCAAAGTGGAAACCTTCTACAGTTCAAGTAACTCTACATCCATCGAGGTGCAGCAGAAATGAGAGCAGTTGTCACCTCTCAGGCAGAACTAGCAAATTTGCACCAGCAAGTTATGCGCATCCGCATATCTTGAAGCCATCAAGCAGTTCACCAAGAACTTCAGCCTACAACATAGTAGCAGTCAAGACTTAAGTCTATGTCAGCCGGGCAGGCACACGTTGAGGTCTTTCAACACTCTCAATGAATCATCTAAATAAAGTGAACCTTGGCATTTGTTTATGACAAGCTTCCTTCTGTTTGAATTGTTTGTGCTGCAAGAAGAAACATATTTTCTCAGAAGATGGCTGCAGAAGGATTGTGTTGAACTGGTAGCAACTGGTTCTCCACATCTTTGCTTCAACACGAGCCATTTTGCAAGAAGCCGTGACCTGCCAGGACATTGATCAATGATTAGTTTACTTCCCCGCAAGTCTGGGATTGGATTGTtggtctttctttttccttccatCTTCCAAATAAAGATCAACTATTAGTCCATGAAAATTGCTGCTTCAATATAGTCAATTTTTTACCAAAACGGAAAAACAAGAACATCTATTAGTAGCTTCAAGGTATATGGTAcaagaaaagaattttttttttctttctagaaGCAGCAGGCGCAGTTGGACAAGGTGCCTCAAATTTTTCCAGGAGCTATTTGCTCTGAATTATCACCAAAACCAGTAAAGGAGTGGCGGAATAGCAGGAGCAATTTCACTTTCAATTGCAATCCATTCATCAACATACCACTTCAGTCTTCAGCAAGACAGAGAACTTCCAAGCACATTACCTGAATTTTACCTACGAGGCATTTCGATTCCATAAACAAAGGCATAATCAATCCCTTTGAAACAGCTTCCACAGCAACCCCAAACTCGGTTTTGACGATAAGAAGGCAAACTGAGCATAACTTGAACTTCCCAAGTTAAACTTAACTACATGAATCCTCCCACTTGGAAAAGACAAAGGCAACAAAAGTATCTCAGACGAGGGGATAAACGCCTAGCTGCTGCGAGGTCATCATCAACAGGGTATACGAAAAGCAATGCAGTAACAAAAACAGCGAAAAATTCCAACACATTTAGCTCCAAAAGTATGAGAACTCAAGTCAAGTTCACAGCATTATGATCCCACGCCAATAGCAAAACACCTGAATAAACGGTTCCGGGCAATATCTGGACCAACTGATGGACGAGAACGAAGACAACTATGAGTAAAGCCAGCACAAGCAACAAAGTATGGAGGTTGTGTCTGTCATCAGATACATGAGCTGGACAGTCATCTCCGATTGGGCAAACACCAATCTTCACAGACACATCATCTCTCAATCAGAAAAACGGTACCTTTTTCGTTCAAATCTGATCCCTCAGCCGACATGGAAAGGCCCGATATCGCCGGAACGGAGGGAGGCTGCGATGTCATCGGCTACGGTCAGACACGAGGAGACCCATCCTATTACGGCCAACCAGACCATCTTCGCCGTCCAAAGCGTATTGCCCCACTGAACCGCCATGACTCCGACCAGGATGGAGAGCGAGGTGGAAGAGAACTCTTACCGGCACCGATGGCAATAGATACTATGGGCGGCTCAACGGGTTAGGTGCGACTGAGACAGACAGAGAAACATACGGCCCCCGCCGTCCCTCAAAAGTCGGTGTAGGCGTTGTCACTATTTCCAGAAATTTCAATTTGCACCCCAAAGTTTGATGCTATTATCATTTCTGACCCTAAAGTTGTATACATCGGAAAATCCACCTTGTAGTTTTAGTTCGTTGGCATTCCCGCTTCATATTACGACCCCGACTATGTGAGTGGAGATAGCCGAAATCGTGGTGCAGTCCATGCCCCGACTGCTTTCATCTTTTGGAATGCGAAGCAAGATTTTATCACCGGATTGTGATTTGAAAAGACTTTATAGAGACTTGAAACATGCAACGTCAGTTTaaagttattaattaatttgaatatgttCTATGATCCACGTTTTACTTTAGTTAATCGAATGCCGCGGCATATTCTTCATCAAATCTGCAGCACAGGCATGACCTATGGGTGCATTTTGTAAACAATTAGAGGCGCAAGATGGTTCGAATGTCAAACTTCATGGagcaaaatgaaaatattccGTTTTAGCATTAGGTGGTACCCGCCTACGAGTGGGTGAACATATTATTGGACTCATACGGTGATGGACCATAATAATtggagaaattaaataaaatgttcaccagaTGGGTGAATGGCACTGGACAAGAAGACAGATCGAAGATGCTCGCAAAATGCACGAAGCtctgttaaaaaaataaaagaaaaagaaaaaacatctGTTTACATCCTGATTTGCTTTAGATAAGAACTGTAAAAGGTCCAAACCTCAGTAAAATGGCTGGGTCTTGTTTCAGGAGATGTCGTGTTGCTGTTAGTCTCGTGAGATCATTGACAAGTCCTGAAATTTTTACGGATGGAGATCCCGTTCTTGTATAAGTCCTAGATACAACAAGTGAGCATATCGCGACTGAACCGGTATACACAGAGTTTGATGGCGGCGGACTGGCGGTTCGGTGCGAGGGAAGAAGGAAGGGTAGAGCTCGGGTTGAACAAGACCATTTTTTTCAGACAAACGGACGAAGCTCAGATCTTCAAAGATTCTAATGGGGTGGATCTTTTCAATATTTTGTCATGACAGGGGAAGGGACGATGAAGTGAACGGTCCATACACACTATATAGTACAGTGCCCTGCTGCCTGCCATGGCCGATGAAAGTCATCAATGCATGGACCCTACTGTGACGCCATCTCATCCTCAAGCTTCACCCCGCAAGCTCTTCTCTTTAGGTGAGCACGTGGATATGGCATTGGATAAGGATGTTCTCTCATCTTCCCTACAACAGCCATCAATCTCAGTCTCTTCATCGTTTTCGTCAATTGGGTCAGTCTGGTGTTAGGTGGTTTCGGTGCtaattgaattgaaatgaATGCTCATTTATAGCTTGTTCGGATTACTGGTTTGGTTTGTATGATAATTTTTCACAAATCCAGTCCTCATATTGCATTCCATAACTCGCAATCCAAACGGCCGTCCTCATGTACTGATGGAAGGTCATGATTTGGAGTTTATTAATCAACCGCAGTCTGGCCTCGCCACAAAGTAGTTcctttttcgattacaagagATATTCACGAGCCCAGTATGatgtaaaaatgaaaaatttgtgCTCCATGTAGGAACTCCAATCACGTGTAAAGCATTCGATAGACATCGTGATTACAACTTTGATATCTTTTTTGGATATAAACTTTGGTATCCGAAAGTTCAATTAGGCCCCAACTAATCTAGTCGAGCCAGATTAACCTACTAAGGAGTAAAATCCTTTCATAACCTTGCTTAAGCGGAAAAAAAACGCTGAATCGTTATGGTATCTTTGATTGGAAAATAAGCATCAAAAGAAAagtgttttccttttttaggATGCGTTTGGAAACAaagtttaattttgattttgattttgattctgaaaaaggacaaaggagattgtattataaatttgacttgaaaaacgtgtatttttgttgtgtaatgggtagagttaaaatcaaaatcataattctaaaattaaactcCGTTTTTTAATGTTTCGTGTATTGAAGAATTGGTGGGAGAAAGGTTGAATCACACTGCTACCTAACTGGTGGGCGCCAAGTTGCTTCCATTCTTCACCAGCACTCTCTCTTATCAAGCCAGGAGTAAGACCACCTTCCCCAATAACGTTAACTACCTCCTCTGTTCTATCTATCCGAAGCACAGAACAGGACATTGAGCAAACAGGAGCTCGCAGGAGAGAACACAATGCAGGGAGGGCAGATGATAGTTGAGGAGAATGCTCAGCTTTCCACTGTCCTCACCTCCTCGGCAAAACCTGTAAGCTCTAACCGTCCTTATCTCGTCGTCGAGCTGCTGCGGGACGGTGTTTCTTTGCAATGCCGCGAGAAGATAAGATTCGGTATTGAACTTTCTGAACTGGAAAACTCTGTTATGTCTGTTTGGTTTGTTCGTCTTGCAGAGCTATATCCCATCACTGACCAAGATAATCGCCACGCTTGGCCCGAAATCGCGCTCCGTCGACACGATCGAGGCGTGTCTGAAGGCGGGAATGTCGGGCAAGTTATTCCTAATTAAGCTGCTGCTTGTTTGGTCCTGGTTTTCTTATACTACGCCTAGCAAATCGTGCTCCTGTGTTGATTCACAATGTTCTTTTTGTTGGCCCAGGTGCCCGGTTCGATTTTTCTTGGCTAGATGGAGACTACCACCAGGAGACCCTCGAAAACTTGAGGATCGCCATGAAAAATGCTAAGAAGCTCTGTGCGGTGAGTTGCTAGGAAAAGCATTCTGTGCTCTAGCAACCTGTGGAATATATGggatttcattttcttctcgGAGATCGGGGTCTTCGGCTGACAACTTGATTCTCCGTGAAAATGGCTTCTGTTTGCCAGATTATGCTGGATACTGTCGGCCCCGAGCTTCAAGTGTGCAACACCACCGGCAACCCGATCGATCTGAAGGCTGACACGCACGTGACCATTACTTCAAATATATCTAAAGAGGCTTCTGCTGAAGTTTTACCTGTCGACTATGCCGAATTCCCTAAAGTCTGTTGCACATTTCGTAATCGTTACTTCTCCGTTGATAAATGCCAATCCGCATATCCACTTTTTCGGTAATGCatattctttcattttatcCACTGCAGATCGTCAAGAAGGGTGACACGGTATTTCTTGGGCAGCATCTCTTCACAGGACACGAAACATCATCTGTGTGGCTCGAGGTTTAATGCTTATCAAATCATGAAAATCCCATTTGTTGATTAGCACAAGCACGGTATGGTGAACTAATTGCTTTCCGCTTAATCAATCTGAAGGTTTTAGAGATAAAGGGGGAAAATGTCATTTGCCTCGTGAAGAACACAGCTAGTCTTTCAGGCTCCATGATCACTGTCTGTGTATCAAATGTCAAGATTAATTTGGCTACATTAACCGAGAAAGATAAACAGGTACTGCTCGGTTTCATTACGTGCTCCAGGTTACCGAtaccttcaaatttttttgccTTCTTTCACACTATTTGGAGTAATGGACCTCGAGTTTATATTTATGCTGCTAATACATTGGGGGGGGAATGGGAT from Punica granatum isolate Tunisia-2019 chromosome 2, ASM765513v2, whole genome shotgun sequence includes the following:
- the LOC116196293 gene encoding DNA-directed RNA polymerase V subunit 5A-like, translated to MEGEDVMETAANGHPLGQCLSTYIDQGSIESHRYYLARRTLLEMLHDRGYVVPQSDLNQSLEEFRAACTQNPDVERLRICSAHRSDHSKRIMAIFCGPSIVKVNVMRHIGSQIANKDSLSGLILVLQSEITNPAMKHVENWAFKVEIFQITDLLVNITKHVLKPKHRVLTEDEKQKLLKKYSIHEKQLPRMLLKDAIARYYGLEKGQVVKITHSGEITGSHVTYRCVW
- the LOC116196290 gene encoding uncharacterized protein At3g28850-like, whose translation is MGCSASRPETLLSRNQEDPSLSSSFDSTLSPFNSPKPPRAFSLPTPLVHHPPLREGDTHHLVSLTSTTYGSLHLIDPKIPNVNGQDCPDQLQKAVPTGKTQSLADSEDSASPDSVINTWELMDGLDDADIDSCPKSNSSSNFDRPLEVGAKPSSCRFITFDGPVRKLRDSSEPVEKHPSSQTKPLWKHLSEEALLAKMDPNVVYSYRRALSSRQLGWNQNGSSKPLEESQSLPPRTSPRVDHFRSQLVVAGDDRLLLYFTTLRGIRKTYEDCCSVRMILRSFRVPVDERDISMDSSYRKELEAALGGKALTLPQVFIRGKHIGGAEEIKQLNEAGELAKLLEGLPVRDPGFVCETCGEARFIPCPSCDGSRKVFDEDEDQLRRCLDCNENGLIRCPGCCT
- the LOC116196289 gene encoding pentatricopeptide repeat-containing protein At2g35030, mitochondrial-like isoform X1, which translates into the protein MLALLRLSQNVRRATKTVNPVQFTLRRMYRSASKRILMADRDYSLDSNVARCNSRITELSREGRILEARKVFDDMPERDVVTWTTVISGYIKCGMIAEARELFDRVEVRRNVVTWTALLGGYVKLGEISEAERLFKKMPHKNVISWNTMIDGYAQNGQIDLALELFQKMPEKNVVSWNTVLAALAQCGRIDEARRVFDEMPRRDVISWTAMITGLSRNGMVDEARNLFYGMPERNTVSWNAMITGYAQNGRVDEAFDLFERMPERDLPSWNTMITGFIQNHDMERAQKLFDEMPRRNVVSWTTMISGYVQDGQHEEALKVFAKMLREDGVKPNQSTFVSVLGACSDSAGLCEGQQIHQVISKTTYQDTAFVVSALINMYSKCGELGTARKMFDDGSSSQRDLVSWNGIIAAYAHHGCGKEAIRLFNEMVKLGLKPNDVTYVGLLSACSHAGLVEEGLKYFDELMRDGSIQIREDHYACLVDLCGRAGRLQEAFDLIKRLQTKASGAVWGALLAGCNLHGNSEIGKLAAERLLEVEPENPGTYLLLSNIYALTGKWREAAVVRSRMKDDGLKKQPGCSWIEIGNQFHVFIVGDKSHCQNETGCMWVRMRGKSINFPLSRGCNRCIGGPLTCPLHLSI
- the LOC116196289 gene encoding pentatricopeptide repeat-containing protein At2g35030, mitochondrial-like isoform X2 translates to MLALLRLSQNVRRATKTVNPVQFTLRRMYRSASKRILMADRDYSLDSNVARCNSRITELSREGRILEARKVFDDMPERDVVTWTTVISGYIKCGMIAEARELFDRVEVRRNVVTWTALLGGYVKLGEISEAERLFKKMPHKNVISWNTMIDGYAQNGQIDLALELFQKMPEKNVVSWNTVLAALAQCGRIDEARRVFDEMPRRDVISWTAMITGLSRNGMVDEARNLFYGMPERNTVSWNAMITGYAQNGRVDEAFDLFERMPERDLPSWNTMITGFIQNHDMERAQKLFDEMPRRNVVSWTTMISGYVQDGQHEEALKVFAKMLREDGVKPNQSTFVSVLGACSDSAGLCEGQQIHQVISKTTYQDTAFVVSALINMYSKCGELGTARKMFDDGSSSQRDLVSWNGIIAAYAHHGCGKEAIRLFNEMVKLGLKPNDVTYVGLLSACSHAGLVEEGLKYFDELMRDGSIQIREDHYACLVDLCGRAGRLQEAFDLIKRLQTKASGAVWGALLAGCNLHGNSEIGKLAAERLLEVEPENPGTYLLLSNIYALTGKWREAAVVRSRMKDDGLKKQPGCSWIEIGNQFHVFIVGDKSHCQNEVIYSLLHDLHAKMKRRKINAPDQNIMDGDFLLS